TAGTCCCGCCTCCCGGACTTGCACCGGGGATCTTCCGGTCTACAGCCGGACGCATTAGCTACTATGCTAAGGCGGGAACTCTTCCCATCTCAGTTATCGCGAGCCTTTTCCAAAAAGGCTCAGCTACTCTACCAAGGCGGGAACCCTTTCCGCACTCACTTTTTTGATCACCTTTTTTTCTAAAAAGGTCACCTTTTTGATCAACCTTTTTTTCTAAAAGGTCACCTTTTTGATCAACCTTTTTTCTAAAAAGGTTGAGCTACTTTGGTAAGGCGGAAATCTTAATTAACTCCATACACCGAACAAGGGGACTCGAAAAGATTTGCCGAGTCAGAGTGGTATTGCGAAGCAATACCACGACCCCGAACGACCATATGGAATTTGGTCCGGCAAAAGGATTGGGTCCAGAAAAGCCTTTTAATAGGGCGGGGAAAAAACCCTGCGTGATTCTGGATTAAGGGTTTTGAGAGGGGATATGGAAAAGGGAGGATTTGGATATTTAGAGTAAGGATAAGGATCCCCTCTTCTTTCCCATTGCCCACATAACCCCCTAGGTTCACGGACGAAAATGCCTTCCGTCGATTGTTTAATTTCGATTCGTCGCGGGGTGAAGGCTTATATTGGGATTGCTTTTCCCTCCCGCCATACCTGGGGAGGTATTTCAATGGGGTTTCTTCGCCATAGCCTAATGGTCCTTTTCGTGATAGGATTAGCTATTCCTGCTTTTTCGCTGGCCGACGATTTCTCGTCGTATGCCTCCCATTACCGGGTTTTGGATAATACATCCCCCCAGGGGTGGGTGCCGGCGTATGATGCCATTTCTATTCAATCCGATTCCTTGCATAAAAATGGAGACGCGGCCTTCCGCACCAATGTGGATGTTTCCCGCCATTCCAGTCAACGGGCCTCGGTGCATACGAATCTATCGTCCCAGAATCTAGGTGTTTACAAGAACCGCGGGGGCATGATGTATTTGTGGTTCAAGCCCTCGGTGGCCACTCATCTCACCGATATTCGTGTCCGCCTGGGCAGCGATGCGTCCAATTATTTCGAATACATTACCACTCAGCCATACAACATCTCTTATTTCGTGGGCGCGCAATTGGTGCCCTTCGATCTGGAGGCCCCCTCCTCGGTCGTTGGAAGGCCCTCCATCCAGGATATTCGTCGGGTGCAGGTGCTCGTGTATTATACAGCCGCCCAACCTGATTTCGCGTTCACCATCAACCAAATCTGGGTGGAGAAGGGCGGGAATGCCTTCGGCGCCAATTGGGTCGTGCCTTTTTTTGGCGGGCGCCCGGATGGGTGGGCTCTCCCATACGTTTCCATGTGGAATAATGGCATGTCCCTCACTGACAATGATATCTTGTCCCTGGGTCACCATGGGAGGGTGTTTTATAGGCGTGAGGATTCGTCCAATAAATCCGCTTTCACCGTGGAGACGGATGTGAAAATAGTAAATGCGGCCTGGGGTAGCCGGTTGTTCTTCGATTTCATCGATGGGTTCAATTTCTCTGGGGTTTTCCTGACCAACCAATGGCAGAAGGCGGGAATTGAGTATTGGCAGAATGGCGTTCGTTCCTATCGCCAAATCCCTTTTACAATAATCCCAGGGCAGACCTACCGCGTCAAGTACGAGGTGAATAACCGCATCGTGAAGTTGTTCATCAATGGGGCCTATCTATTATCGTATACTCTCCCCTCCCGGCGCACCGGAGAATTGGGGATGGAATCGTTTCAGGGTACCTCCCATTTCTCGGCGTTCAATTTCCTCCCCGCTTAGATGATGAGTCGGGGAATGCCCCTAATCCCTTATAAGCCTGTTTTCCCACCCTTCGGATATGACCCCTATCCGCATCACCTTCGACCGTTCCAAATGCATTGCAGCCAAATCCTGTGTGAGCGCCGATCCTAATACCTTCGGTTTCGATGACACCGCTCAGAAGGCTATTCTCCGACATGGAACCCCCGCCGGGAATGATCTTTTTTCCCGCGTGATAGAAGGGGATGATCCCATGATTCGTCGGGCGATGGATGCGGCCGCTTCCTGCCCCGTGAATGCATTCAAGGTGGAGAATGTTTCCTCCGGGGACGTTTTGGTGACGGATAAGCTGGACACGCAGGGGGTTAAAGAGGTGCGGGCGACGTATGATGATGCCCGCGATTTTCGTCTCGATGAGAAGGGCTATTTCCTCCTCCGCACCATCCCCGAAAAAGACGAATTGGAAGTCGGCTTCTGCACCTCCAAAAATAGGATGGTGCTAAAAGTGGTGGGCCAGACCCCTATTGCGGTATACCATGCCCTGGCTCAGCAGGATTTGGGGTTACGTCCCGAGCACTATGCCTATCTGGGTAGGGAACTAGAAAAGGCCTACCATTGCCTTCGAATGGGTTTGGCGTATGTGCAGGATGACGAGCTCCACACTATGAGGCCATTAAAAAAATAGGCCTAAATAGGCGTCCCGTGTTAGGATAGGATGCCAAATCCCTTTCCAACCAGAAAACTCCTGCGTTGGTTCGCCACGCACCAGCGCCCTCTTCCCTGGAGAAAGACCTACAACCCTTACCAGGTCTGGGTGTCCGAGGTCATGGCCCAGCAGACGCAGATAAAGCAGATGCTTCCTTTCTATGAAAGATTCATGAAACGATTTCCCTCCCTCCGCGCATTGGCGGATGCCGATTCCCAGGACGTATTGAAAGCCTGGGAGGGGTTGGGGTATTATTCCCGCGCGCGGAACCTGCACGCCGCCGCTCGAACCGTGATGAAGGAAAAAAAGGGGGTGTTTCCCACATCCAAAAATGACCTCCTCCAACTCCAGGGATGTGGACCCTATATCGCTTCCGCCGTGGCCAGTATTGCCTTTAGGGAAGATGTGCCCGTGGTGGATGGGAATGTATTGCGGGTCATGTCCCGCGTCTGGGGGGATACGCGGGATGTCACCCTTTCCCAGACGAAAATCCATTTCGAACGGAAGTTAATAGAAATCCTTCCCCACGGTCAGGCACGGGCGTTCAACCAGGCGTTGATGGAAGTGGGGGCTCTGATTTGCACCCCCGAAAAACCCGCTTGTGGCGCTTGCCCGTTACATTCGGGATGCACAGCCTATGCCAATGGCACGCAAAACCGATTCCCGGTGAAATCCAAAAAGAAGAAACCCGTGTCGCGCATTTTTGCAGGGGTGGTCATCCGAGAAAAGGATCAGTTTCTTCTCATTCAGCGTCATGAAGCCTTATTGAAAGGTCTCTGGGAGTTTCCCACCATTCCCTATGCTCCGTTAACCCAATCCATATCGGATATTGAGGAAAATTTCCTTGCCAACGGCTTTCCGGTTATTCTGAGTGACCGGTTGGGAACCGTAAAACACGTCTATTCGCATTTCACCCAGCACGTGCACGTATTTTCCGGCCGCCCGATTGGAAAAGCCATTCAGGGGCACTGGGTTCCGGTGGCCCATTTGGAAAAAAAACCTTTTTCAGGGGTCCAACAGAAGATGTTCAACCTCATTTTTTCGCCGGTTGCCAATTCAGAAACTTCTGCCTCCCAGCAAAGATCTACCGCGCGATGAGGAAAACGTTGATACCATGGAATGTTTCGTGGTGAAGGCGGCGAACCCCCGATATTCTCTTTGAATGGAGCCTCTTTTTCCATTTACTTTCCATCGTTTAGGAGCAGGCTTCTTTAATATTAGCGTTCCTCCCATACCCATGCCACATGGGGAAGATCGGGTGTTCATGCGGGCGCTCCGCCTCGCATTGCTCGCCAGTCGAGGTGGGGGAATGCGGGGGCGCATCCTGGTGACTTTGGCTAAACAACCCTTGAATCCATTGGCATTGGCCAAGCAGTTGGGGGTGGATTACAAAACGTCCTTGTACCATTTGGAAAAGCTCCAGAAACAGAACCTCGTACTCAAGAAAGGCGATGGGTATGGCGCAGTGTACGTGGTGACATTCACTCCCGACCAGGAAGCCATCTTCCGGGGTATGGTAAGCGACATGGGAGAATCCTTATAACACGCGAGGAAGAGGAATAGACTATGGAAGAATTCATGATGTTCACCCTTTACCTTGAAGGGCTCAACGCCCTTCTCCTCCTGGGATTAGGGAGCATCTATTGGCAGAACTACCGCGCCCTCCCCACCCTGGTGGGGGCGGGGTTGTTGGTATTTTCCCTCATCCTCCTGCTCCAGAATGGAGCCGGGATTTTTCTCCATTTCACGGGGGGAGAATTATATGGCGCCATGGCCGCCACCCACGTTTTCGTGTTGAAGCTCATCGAAACCCTGGCCCTGGCCTTCCTGGCGTATTCCGCGTGGAAGGAATGACCACTTATTCCCAATCAAATGGTGGGCGAAATGGTAGCGCCTCTTTTTTCTAAAAAGAGCCGTTTTGATCAATCCTTTTCATAAAAAGGGCCCGTTTTTTGATCGAATTGTTTTCTAAAAAGGAGTCGTTTTTTGATCGAACTTTTTTTTAAAAAGTTCGTTTTCTAAAAAGCCCAAATGGGGATAATTCATATATACCAGCCCACTCGCATTCCCTCATCGTCCTCGATTGGGACAGGAAGGTTATCGCATGAAAACCACGATGATGCTTGGCATTGGATTGTTCCTATTCACCTTCGGTTGCCTGGCCGCGACCGCTCCCGAATCGGATTTGGAAACGTCCATGGTGAATGAATCCGGGGCCATGAAAAAGGATGGGGATGCCATGATGGACACGGATGGGGAGGCCATGTCCAAGACGGAAAACGGATCCATGGGAATAATAGACGATGCGAGCGTTTCTCCATTCCTCCAATATGTGCCATTCACCCAGTCGGCGTATGCGCAGGCTAAGGCTGATGGTAAAACCATTTTTCTTGAATTCTATGCCAATTGGTGTCCTATTTGCCGCGCGCAGGCGCCGGCTCTTGAATCCGGTTTAGTCAAAATCCAATCTGACAACCTCGTGGCCTTCCGCGTGAATTACAATGATTCCGATACCGATGCGGATGAATCGGCTTTGGCTAAGAAATTCAATATTATTTACCAGCACACCCACCTTGTAGTTGATGCGCAGGAAATAGTGCTCTTGCGTTCCCAGGAATCCTGGTCCGAGGAGGATGTGGTGGAGAAAATAGGGGCTTTCGCATAAGGTATATCTCTGGAAGCTTCTCCCATGGTCGACATCACCTTACCCATTGCTTTCGTCGCTGGCTTGGTTTCATTCCTATCCCCTTGCGTTTTGCCCCTTCTCCCAGCCTTCCTCACTTTTATCGCGGGCACGACCCTCCAACAGGGCCATGAGATCACTAAGGAACAGCGCACCAAAATCTTTCTCGCTTCCCTGTTTTTCGTTCTGGGTTTCTCCGTGGTCTTTTCAGTTTTGGGGGTGTTGCTCCAGAGCGTGCTCCAAACCTATGCGTATGATGTGCGGTCCTATTTGGGTTTCATTGGGGGATCGCTCATTATCATATTTGGATTAATGATGATGGGCTACATCAAAATCCCCGCTCTCCAGCGCGAGCATAAATTGAAAGTCACGCAAACTCGGTATACGTTTCTCACGGCCTTCCTTTTCGGAGCGGCCTTCGCGGTGGGCTGGACTCCCTGCGTGGGCGCCGTTTTAGGAACCGTGCTCACCCTTGCGGCCACTAATCCGGGGGTGGCGTTGCCTCTCATGCTCGCGTATTCCCTGGGTTTAGGCATCCCTTTCCTCCTGGTGGGCGCCTTCATCACCCGCGCGCAAGGGATCATCCAGTGGCTTTCGCCTCATTTGCTAATCATTAATTGGATATTTGGTTTGCTCCTGGTAATATTAGGAATCCTCGTCTTCACGGGCCAATTGGTGGTGTTGGCGAATGTGCTCACCGCTCCCTTCGTGGAGTGGGCGATGGGGAATTGAAAAATAGAAATGAGTAATCATCCTCTTTTCCACATTCGAACATTTCATTGGCGAACGCCCCGCGTTCGAGGTAACCGTGCAGCCGGCCGCATAGGGAAATTCTTTTTCGAGTTTGGTTTCGCGGAAAGGAGAATTGGCCGATCCAGAAGGGAGATTTTTGCAAATGCTCTAGGGAGAATCTGCGGAACAAAAAAAAAATCCTTTTTCTTCCATCACCTTTTTTTGGAAATAAAAGGGTCAAAAAAACGTTCCCACACCAATGGATAAACCAACGTGGCATACACTCCTATGAGGAAGAAGGCGGCGAAGGATACGATTTCATATCCCGGAACTAGGGATATCTGCGCATAGACTTCCCAGGCCAACCATCCGGTAGTGAGCAAACCCCCTCCCAGGCGGATAACGGTGGGAACAGTGAATGGCAAAGGGGTGTGAGACGATCGTTCTTCATACAACATGAAACCCGCGATGAATCCGAAGATAGCGCCCGCGTATATCATTGAATCCGGGGACACGAGAAACAATCCCAAACCGAGGATACCTATGAGTCCGATTAACAATTCATTCTGGCGCGCGCGAATCTTTTGGATGAGCAAGGCCTGGTGGGTGATTTTGGAAAGGATGATGCCGATGAGGGTTCCAAGAATTATTCCAACTCCCACATCCAAGAGATAGTGCACCCCCAAATATACGCGTGACAATCCCACGAGGACCACGAGCAATACCCCCACTCCCAAGAAAGAAGGGGGCACCCATTTTTCTGTCATCATCTGGCTGAATTGGGTGCTTACCAGCATGGCATGCCCACTCGGGAAACCGAATTTTCCCATTCCATCCACATATAATGGTTTGATCCCGTAGTCTATTCCCGGTCGCAGGCGCGCCACCGAGTACTTGAGTACCTCGGTGACCCCGCCCGCAATAATCAGGGCGAGCAATACTCGCAAGGCCATCGGACGGCGATGCATCCAATACAAGCACAGGATGACGCCCCCCCAGAATACTGGCGACCCTAACCAGGTGAGTAGAATCATGAAGCCCGTCACTAGGGGCGACGCGGAGGATTGGAGGAGCTGGGAGAAAGCGACCTCGAATGGAAAAGGGACCTGCATGCGGGTACCAATGGATTTCCAAATAAAAAGGAATGGGGGTGTTTCGATGGGACGTTGAGCCTATTGGTAGGTCGAACGATCGAATGAAAAAAAGACATGGGACCGCTCGTCCCTGAACACGGAGCCTTTTAAAAAAAGGCTCGCGAAAAAAAGAAAAAAAAGACATGGGACCGC
The sequence above is drawn from the Candidatus Diapherotrites archaeon genome and encodes:
- a CDS encoding ferredoxin, producing MTPIRITFDRSKCIAAKSCVSADPNTFGFDDTAQKAILRHGTPAGNDLFSRVIEGDDPMIRRAMDAAASCPVNAFKVENVSSGDVLVTDKLDTQGVKEVRATYDDARDFRLDEKGYFLLRTIPEKDELEVGFCTSKNRMVLKVVGQTPIAVYHALAQQDLGLRPEHYAYLGRELEKAYHCLRMGLAYVQDDELHTMRPLKK
- the mutY gene encoding A/G-specific adenine glycosylase; translated protein: MPNPFPTRKLLRWFATHQRPLPWRKTYNPYQVWVSEVMAQQTQIKQMLPFYERFMKRFPSLRALADADSQDVLKAWEGLGYYSRARNLHAAARTVMKEKKGVFPTSKNDLLQLQGCGPYIASAVASIAFREDVPVVDGNVLRVMSRVWGDTRDVTLSQTKIHFERKLIEILPHGQARAFNQALMEVGALICTPEKPACGACPLHSGCTAYANGTQNRFPVKSKKKKPVSRIFAGVVIREKDQFLLIQRHEALLKGLWEFPTIPYAPLTQSISDIEENFLANGFPVILSDRLGTVKHVYSHFTQHVHVFSGRPIGKAIQGHWVPVAHLEKKPFSGVQQKMFNLIFSPVANSETSASQQRSTAR
- a CDS encoding winged helix-turn-helix domain-containing protein, which codes for MPHGEDRVFMRALRLALLASRGGGMRGRILVTLAKQPLNPLALAKQLGVDYKTSLYHLEKLQKQNLVLKKGDGYGAVYVVTFTPDQEAIFRGMVSDMGESL
- a CDS encoding thioredoxin family protein, whose amino-acid sequence is MKTTMMLGIGLFLFTFGCLAATAPESDLETSMVNESGAMKKDGDAMMDTDGEAMSKTENGSMGIIDDASVSPFLQYVPFTQSAYAQAKADGKTIFLEFYANWCPICRAQAPALESGLVKIQSDNLVAFRVNYNDSDTDADESALAKKFNIIYQHTHLVVDAQEIVLLRSQESWSEEDVVEKIGAFA
- a CDS encoding cytochrome c biogenesis protein CcdA — protein: MVDITLPIAFVAGLVSFLSPCVLPLLPAFLTFIAGTTLQQGHEITKEQRTKIFLASLFFVLGFSVVFSVLGVLLQSVLQTYAYDVRSYLGFIGGSLIIIFGLMMMGYIKIPALQREHKLKVTQTRYTFLTAFLFGAAFAVGWTPCVGAVLGTVLTLAATNPGVALPLMLAYSLGLGIPFLLVGAFITRAQGIIQWLSPHLLIINWIFGLLLVILGILVFTGQLVVLANVLTAPFVEWAMGN
- a CDS encoding phosphatase PAP2 family protein; translated protein: MQVPFPFEVAFSQLLQSSASPLVTGFMILLTWLGSPVFWGGVILCLYWMHRRPMALRVLLALIIAGGVTEVLKYSVARLRPGIDYGIKPLYVDGMGKFGFPSGHAMLVSTQFSQMMTEKWVPPSFLGVGVLLVVLVGLSRVYLGVHYLLDVGVGIILGTLIGIILSKITHQALLIQKIRARQNELLIGLIGILGLGLFLVSPDSMIYAGAIFGFIAGFMLYEERSSHTPLPFTVPTVIRLGGGLLTTGWLAWEVYAQISLVPGYEIVSFAAFFLIGVYATLVYPLVWERFFDPFISKKR